A genomic window from Salvia miltiorrhiza cultivar Shanhuang (shh) chromosome 5, IMPLAD_Smil_shh, whole genome shotgun sequence includes:
- the LOC131024754 gene encoding uncharacterized protein LOC131024754: protein MSKYNFIFSARVSFPNPIVTGAPTPQPFFCHLRRAQVCRLRPLPSPTHSAISAAPSPSSIRALRPGRRLEAPPRSAPRSAALRPLQDPRPSPIGAQVRRLEAPPRSAPRMTLKTSKNIQCLDESFVKKTLDEICKELQDQMSCFINIV, encoded by the exons CTAAATACAACTTCATTTTTTCAGCTAGGGTTTCATTCCCCAATCCTATAGTTACTGGCGCCCCCACGCCCCAGCCATTCTTCTGCCATCTCCGCCGCGCCCAGGTCTGCCGCCTGAGGCCCCTGCCGAGCCCCACCCATTCTGCCATCTCCGCCGCGCCGAGTCCCTCCTCGATCCGCGCACTGCGCCCAGGTCGCCGCCTTGAGGCCCCTCCAAGATCCGCGCCCAGGTCCGCCGCCCTGAGGCCCCTCCAAGATCCGCGCCCCTCCCCGATCGGCGCCCAGGTCCGCCGCCTTGAGGCCCCTCCAAGATCCGCGCCCAG GATGACACTCAAGACATCAAAGAATATACAATGTCTTGATGAGAGTTTTGTGAAGAAAACATTG GATGAGATTTGCAAGGAGCTTCAAGATCAAATGTcatgttttataaatattgtgtAA